A window of Chitinophaga sp. MM2321 contains these coding sequences:
- a CDS encoding AAA family ATPase, with protein MYQSEIRDSVIQALLEKAANRNYGNYLSKILLTRVRGLNNQNITFDFPVTAIIGTNGSGKTTIIGSAAIIYKDIQPKKYFARGGNLDLDMSNWEIQYELIDRSKVANDIIKRTANFKRLRWNRNPLDRKVLDFGVSRTVPPIEKNEFNRFANSKVMFQTTNIYPMTQTLGVAISQILGKDVSSFRYIRFNESGDIDFLSGKNQSGQQYSEFHFGAGESSIIRMVSQIEALPDNSLVLIEEIENGLHPIATIKMVEYLIDVAYRKKIQSIFTTHSDYALKPLPNKAIWATIDGKLYQGKLNIHSLRAITGEIDLKLAIFVEDEFAKMWVESMLRYEDGISLDTMEIHPLNGDGNAVNMHKHHMLNPTVKEKFPSICIIDGDSRQVDDPTNSIFRLPGESPENYIYNSVLEKIDEFKIILAAALHKRPDQADQVAKIIADIRLTNRDPHVLFSQVGMKLGLIPEDLVKMAFLAVWNQAFPEERQTLLSGFYDKIPKEG; from the coding sequence ATGTACCAAAGTGAAATTCGCGACAGCGTTATACAAGCTCTTTTGGAAAAGGCCGCCAATAGAAATTATGGTAACTATCTAAGCAAAATACTTTTGACGCGTGTACGAGGTCTAAATAATCAGAATATAACATTTGATTTTCCGGTCACGGCTATCATTGGCACTAACGGAAGCGGAAAAACAACAATAATAGGATCAGCCGCTATCATTTATAAAGACATTCAACCAAAAAAATATTTTGCCAGAGGCGGTAACCTAGATCTTGATATGAGCAATTGGGAAATTCAATATGAACTCATTGATAGGTCAAAAGTTGCTAACGATATTATCAAAAGAACTGCAAACTTCAAAAGATTACGATGGAATAGAAATCCACTGGATAGAAAGGTTTTAGATTTTGGAGTGTCCCGTACTGTCCCTCCCATTGAGAAAAATGAATTCAATCGCTTTGCTAATAGCAAAGTAATGTTTCAAACGACTAATATCTATCCCATGACTCAAACGTTAGGCGTAGCCATAAGTCAAATTTTAGGGAAAGATGTTTCTTCATTCAGGTACATTAGATTCAATGAATCTGGAGATATCGACTTTCTTTCCGGTAAGAACCAAAGCGGTCAGCAGTATTCCGAATTTCATTTTGGCGCGGGAGAATCAAGTATAATTAGAATGGTTTCACAAATTGAAGCATTGCCAGATAATTCGCTTGTGCTAATTGAAGAAATAGAAAATGGGTTACATCCAATTGCAACTATCAAAATGGTTGAATACTTGATCGACGTTGCCTATCGAAAAAAAATCCAATCAATATTTACTACTCATTCTGACTATGCGTTAAAACCACTACCCAATAAGGCTATTTGGGCAACGATTGATGGAAAATTATACCAAGGTAAATTAAACATTCATTCACTCAGGGCAATTACAGGCGAAATTGATCTCAAACTTGCGATCTTTGTTGAAGATGAATTCGCAAAAATGTGGGTAGAGTCAATGCTTAGGTATGAAGATGGCATATCCCTAGATACTATGGAAATTCATCCGTTAAATGGTGATGGAAATGCGGTCAATATGCACAAGCACCACATGTTAAACCCAACGGTAAAGGAAAAATTCCCATCTATTTGTATCATTGATGGAGACTCTAGGCAGGTTGATGATCCTACCAATTCCATTTTCAGACTACCTGGTGAATCCCCTGAGAATTACATTTATAATTCAGTCTTGGAAAAAATTGATGAGTTTAAAATTATTTTGGCAGCAGCATTGCATAAAAGACCTGATCAGGCCGATCAGGTTGCCAAAATAATAGCTGATATTAGATTGACAAATCGTGATCCACATGTCTTATTTTCGCAAGTAGGAATGAAACTTGGTCTAATACCAGAGGACTTGGTAAAAATGGCTTTCTTAGCAGTCTGGAATCAAGCCTTCCCCGAGGAAAGACAGACCCTTCTTTCTGGCTTTTATGATAAGATTCCAAAGGAGGGATAG
- a CDS encoding site-specific integrase: MGHKMGHKSKNLPGEISITNHKGRIRLRWRVNTERYSLNLPYSYTDSNLHHATVKVTEIKLDILKGCFDPSLEKYKEEIRLLKPKKQVEQPKEATSKHELLKQLVPRFNFWTKHIRNIDIDNSFDYLYTRRLLEKQGNLPVDEIVICLNRDQVAPTTFNRRLGFLKSFLTWLQNKSEITYNPLADVSRRKVKKKVLDRRKPLSEDEILSFLNAIQENTYCPSNSRFKHAHYYPFFLFIFYTGVRNAEAVGLRVKHINLTANTVEISETFARSVKGTSHVARIRKETKTDNVRYLPLNEELRLLLIKQIKGRKEDDFVFPSPRGMCIDDHMLQRRIYKPVMKALGFGDKDLYAARHSFGTRSIQQGISVTDTAYALGHSTIETAVRTYVHVEKPTTALPSISRKVG, translated from the coding sequence TTGGGTCACAAAATGGGTCACAAATCCAAGAATCTCCCTGGAGAGATTAGCATCACCAATCATAAAGGGCGTATCAGATTACGATGGCGGGTTAATACAGAACGCTATTCACTAAATCTCCCATATTCGTACACAGATAGCAACCTTCATCATGCAACCGTTAAAGTCACAGAAATTAAACTGGATATACTGAAAGGTTGTTTTGATCCATCATTGGAAAAATACAAAGAAGAGATCCGGTTATTAAAGCCTAAAAAGCAGGTTGAACAACCAAAAGAAGCTACCAGCAAACATGAACTGCTTAAACAGCTTGTTCCAAGATTTAATTTCTGGACAAAGCATATACGTAACATTGACATTGACAACTCCTTCGACTACCTGTATACACGGAGGCTGTTGGAGAAACAGGGGAACCTACCGGTTGACGAAATTGTAATATGCCTTAACAGGGATCAAGTTGCTCCTACTACCTTCAATCGAAGGCTGGGATTCTTAAAGAGCTTTTTAACCTGGCTACAGAATAAATCAGAAATAACCTATAACCCTTTGGCTGATGTCAGCAGAAGGAAGGTAAAGAAAAAGGTGCTTGACAGGAGGAAGCCGCTTTCAGAAGATGAAATACTCTCATTCCTGAATGCTATACAGGAAAACACCTATTGTCCCTCCAACTCACGGTTTAAGCACGCTCATTATTACCCCTTCTTCCTCTTCATTTTTTACACTGGGGTAAGGAACGCAGAAGCAGTTGGATTACGTGTAAAACATATAAACCTTACTGCTAACACCGTTGAAATTTCAGAAACATTTGCCCGGAGTGTAAAAGGAACCAGCCATGTCGCCCGAATCAGGAAGGAAACAAAGACTGATAATGTCAGGTATCTACCACTAAACGAGGAATTAAGGCTGCTATTAATCAAACAGATAAAAGGCAGGAAAGAGGACGATTTCGTATTCCCCTCCCCTAGAGGAATGTGTATCGATGATCATATGCTACAACGCCGCATATACAAACCAGTAATGAAAGCGTTAGGTTTTGGAGATAAAGACTTGTATGCAGCAAGACACAGTTTCGGAACACGGTCTATTCAGCAGGGAATATCTGTTACTGATACCGCTTATGCATTGGGCCATTCTACCATTGAAACAGCAGTAAGGACGTATGTGCATGTGGAGAAGCCGACTACGGCATTGCCGAGTATTAGTAGGAAGGTAGGATAA
- a CDS encoding phosphatidate cytidylyltransferase, producing the protein MKHLSYFMLTAMIVFMSSCQVIGGIFKAGVWTGIFAVAVVIAVIVFLITRGSKRD; encoded by the coding sequence ATGAAACACCTTAGCTATTTTATGCTGACAGCAATGATCGTTTTTATGAGTAGTTGTCAGGTGATCGGTGGTATTTTCAAGGCAGGCGTATGGACGGGTATCTTTGCAGTAGCAGTAGTGATAGCGGTGATTGTATTCCTGATAACGCGCGGGTCTAAGCGGGATTAA
- a CDS encoding sigma-70 family RNA polymerase sigma factor yields MDKGKALLTGLQVVASHSSLWGRFLEGDRHAFAEIYETHIDHLFHYGMHFCQDKERVNDALQDLFQDLWLSREHLTTTIQNVRYYLISSLRRRLLRSLQKDRRWQHRDSWESFEFEYTLPRENNLILEETAAEQQRLLQEALGHLSRRQREAIYLRFYQNLSYQEVAGIMAMQVDSVYNTISKAISILKKTIPLPLLLTLLSR; encoded by the coding sequence ATGGATAAAGGGAAAGCCTTACTTACAGGCTTACAGGTTGTGGCTTCCCATTCCTCACTTTGGGGACGCTTTCTGGAGGGAGACCGCCACGCCTTCGCTGAAATTTATGAAACACATATAGATCACCTCTTTCATTACGGCATGCACTTCTGCCAGGATAAGGAAAGGGTGAATGACGCCTTGCAGGACCTGTTCCAGGACCTGTGGCTCTCCCGTGAACACCTCACTACTACTATTCAGAATGTCCGCTATTACCTCATCAGCAGCTTGCGCCGCCGCCTGCTCCGTTCCCTGCAAAAAGACCGCCGCTGGCAACACCGCGACTCCTGGGAATCTTTTGAGTTCGAATACACGCTCCCAAGAGAAAATAACCTGATCCTGGAAGAAACTGCAGCAGAACAGCAACGTTTGTTGCAGGAAGCCCTGGGCCATCTTTCCCGCAGGCAACGGGAAGCTATTTACCTCCGCTTTTATCAAAACCTCAGCTACCAGGAAGTAGCCGGCATTATGGCCATGCAGGTAGATTCCGTATATAATACCATCTCCAAAGCTATCAGCATCCTGAAAAAAACAATTCCCCTCCCTTTATTGCTCACACTTTTGAGCAGATAA
- a CDS encoding FecR domain-containing protein, which translates to MAFKDYSSYSAREFALDEDFQQWILEPEVHHVFWERWLLQYPDKAPVIREARQLVQSIGFKSYQLSSGEKEHLWEAVWSGLEEQQGAEEIPRSTWWKHAWKYAAVLVIGTLLAGGWWMMQDGNKPVIVSAHTKLGETKTFLLPDSSEVTLNADSKLLYAAQDQQLREVWLDGEAFFHVKHKSSQQKFIVHTYDNLSVEVLGTQFNVNSSGKEIVVVLQQGSILLNIGEMRNDKAAKMYLKPGELLRYNKLDGDYTKSSVNASRYTSWRTGRLVMEDYSLADAAAFMQQVFGKTLVVRDTQLLNYKVSGSMPLIYDADTMLVQLRRVFRMQFNQRGDEVWIQKK; encoded by the coding sequence TTGGCATTCAAAGACTATTCATCATATTCTGCCCGTGAATTCGCACTGGATGAAGATTTTCAGCAATGGATATTGGAGCCGGAGGTACATCATGTGTTCTGGGAAAGATGGCTGCTTCAATATCCTGATAAAGCACCCGTCATCCGGGAAGCGAGGCAACTGGTGCAAAGCATCGGCTTTAAGTCGTACCAGCTGTCCTCCGGTGAAAAGGAGCACCTGTGGGAGGCTGTATGGAGTGGACTGGAGGAGCAGCAGGGCGCTGAAGAGATTCCGCGTAGCACCTGGTGGAAACATGCCTGGAAATATGCAGCCGTATTGGTGATAGGTACTTTACTGGCAGGCGGATGGTGGATGATGCAGGACGGTAATAAACCGGTGATCGTAAGTGCGCATACAAAGCTGGGGGAAACAAAAACCTTCCTGCTGCCCGATAGCTCGGAAGTGACACTCAATGCAGATTCAAAACTCCTGTATGCTGCACAGGATCAGCAGCTGCGCGAAGTATGGCTGGATGGTGAGGCTTTCTTTCATGTCAAACATAAATCATCTCAACAAAAATTTATCGTACACACTTACGACAACCTGAGTGTGGAAGTATTAGGTACACAGTTTAATGTGAATAGCAGCGGTAAAGAGATCGTAGTGGTATTACAACAGGGTAGTATCCTGCTCAATATCGGCGAAATGCGTAACGATAAAGCTGCTAAAATGTACCTGAAACCCGGCGAACTATTACGTTACAACAAACTGGATGGTGACTATACCAAAAGCAGTGTGAATGCTTCCCGTTATACTTCCTGGCGTACCGGCAGACTGGTAATGGAAGATTATTCACTGGCAGATGCAGCTGCTTTCATGCAGCAGGTCTTTGGTAAAACATTGGTCGTGCGCGACACACAACTACTTAACTACAAGGTTTCCGGCTCCATGCCCCTTATTTATGATGCTGATACCATGTTGGTACAGCTGCGGAGAGTTTTCCGTATGCAATTCAACCAAAGAGGCGACGAAGTCTGGATTCAAAAGAAATAA